Proteins encoded in a region of the Bubalus bubalis isolate 160015118507 breed Murrah chromosome 9, NDDB_SH_1, whole genome shotgun sequence genome:
- the HNRNPAB gene encoding heterogeneous nuclear ribonucleoprotein A/B isoform X2, with the protein MSEAGEEQPMETTGATENGHEAAPEGESPAGTGTGVAAGAGGGSAAPQAGNQNGAEGDQINASKNEEDAGKMFVGGLSWDTSKKDLKDYFTKFGEVVDCTIKMDPNTGRSRGFGFILFKDAASVEKVLDQKEHRLDGRVIDPKKAMAMKKDPVKKIFVGGLNPEATEEKIREYFGEFGEIEAIELPMDPKSNKRRGFVFITFKEEEPVKKVLEKKFHTISGSKCEIKVAQPKEVYQQQQYGSGGRGNRNRGNRGSGGGGGSGGQGSTNYGKSQRRGGHQNNYKPY; encoded by the exons ATGTCGGAAGCAGGTGAAGAGCAGCCCATGGAGACGACGGGAGCCACTGAGAACGGACATGAGGCTGCCCCCGAAGGCGAGTCGCCGGCCGGGACGGGTACCGGCGTTGCGGCGGGCGCTGGAGGCGGGAGCGCGGCGCCCCAGGCCGGCAACCAGAACGGCGCCGAGGGCGACCAGATCAACGCCAGCAAGAATGAGGAGGACGCGGG AAAAATGTTCGTTGGTGGCCTGAGCTGGGATACCAGCAAAAAGGATCTAAAAGATTATTTTACCAAATTTGGAGAGGTCGTTGACTGTACAATAAAAATGGATCCCAACACTGGCCGGTCAAGAGGGTTTGGATTTATCCTCTTCAAAGATGCAGCCAGTGTGGAGAAG GTTCTAGACCAGAAGGAGCACAGGCTGGATGGCCGTGTCATTGACCCCAAAAAAGCCATGGCCATGAAGAAAGACCCAGTAAAGAAAATTTTTGTAGGGGGTCTGAATCCTGAAGCCACTGAGGAGAAGATAAGGGAGTACTTCGGCGAGTTCGGGGAG ATTGAAGCCATTGAGCTTCCAATGGATCCAAAGTCGAACAAAAGACGAGGCTTTGTTTTCATCACCTTTAAAGAAGAAGAACCTGTGAAGAAAGTGCTGGAGAAAAAGTTCCACACCATCAGTGGAAGTAAG TGTGAAATCAAGGTGGCTCAGCCCAAAGAGGTTTATCAACAGCAGCAGTATGGCTCTGGGGGCCGTGGGAATCGCAATCGAGGGAACCGAGGCAGTGGGGGCGGCGGTGGAAGTGGAG GTCAGGGTAGTACAAATTACGGGAAGAGCCAGCGACGCGGTGGCCATCAGAATAACTACAAGCCATACTGA
- the HNRNPAB gene encoding heterogeneous nuclear ribonucleoprotein A/B isoform X1, whose amino-acid sequence MSEAGEEQPMETTGATENGHEAAPEGESPAGTGTGVAAGAGGGSAAPQAGNQNGAEGDQINASKNEEDAGKMFVGGLSWDTSKKDLKDYFTKFGEVVDCTIKMDPNTGRSRGFGFILFKDAASVEKVLDQKEHRLDGRVIDPKKAMAMKKDPVKKIFVGGLNPEATEEKIREYFGEFGEIEAIELPMDPKSNKRRGFVFITFKEEEPVKKVLEKKFHTISGSKCEIKVAQPKEVYQQQQYGSGGRGNRNRGNRGSGGGGGSGGQSQSWNQGYGSYWNQGYGYQQGYGPGYGGYDYSPYGYYGYGPGYDYSQGSTNYGKSQRRGGHQNNYKPY is encoded by the exons ATGTCGGAAGCAGGTGAAGAGCAGCCCATGGAGACGACGGGAGCCACTGAGAACGGACATGAGGCTGCCCCCGAAGGCGAGTCGCCGGCCGGGACGGGTACCGGCGTTGCGGCGGGCGCTGGAGGCGGGAGCGCGGCGCCCCAGGCCGGCAACCAGAACGGCGCCGAGGGCGACCAGATCAACGCCAGCAAGAATGAGGAGGACGCGGG AAAAATGTTCGTTGGTGGCCTGAGCTGGGATACCAGCAAAAAGGATCTAAAAGATTATTTTACCAAATTTGGAGAGGTCGTTGACTGTACAATAAAAATGGATCCCAACACTGGCCGGTCAAGAGGGTTTGGATTTATCCTCTTCAAAGATGCAGCCAGTGTGGAGAAG GTTCTAGACCAGAAGGAGCACAGGCTGGATGGCCGTGTCATTGACCCCAAAAAAGCCATGGCCATGAAGAAAGACCCAGTAAAGAAAATTTTTGTAGGGGGTCTGAATCCTGAAGCCACTGAGGAGAAGATAAGGGAGTACTTCGGCGAGTTCGGGGAG ATTGAAGCCATTGAGCTTCCAATGGATCCAAAGTCGAACAAAAGACGAGGCTTTGTTTTCATCACCTTTAAAGAAGAAGAACCTGTGAAGAAAGTGCTGGAGAAAAAGTTCCACACCATCAGTGGAAGTAAG TGTGAAATCAAGGTGGCTCAGCCCAAAGAGGTTTATCAACAGCAGCAGTATGGCTCTGGGGGCCGTGGGAATCGCAATCGAGGGAACCGAGGCAGTGGGGGCGGCGGTGGAAGTGGAG GTCAGAGTCAGAGTTGGAATCAGGGCTACGGCAGCTACTGGAACCAGGGCTACGGCTACCAGCAGGGCTACGGGCCCGGCTATGGCGGCTACGACTACTCGCCCTATGGCTATTACGGCTACGGCCCCGGCTACGACTACA GTCAGGGTAGTACAAATTACGGGAAGAGCCAGCGACGCGGTGGCCATCAGAATAACTACAAGCCATACTGA